The window GTATAATCTTGTGGAGAAATGATAGAGGTGGGATACTATTTCCATTTTCCCTATTGGAATACATTTTGAGCTGAAATTGTTCAAAGAACTGCTCATCCCATTAATGAAATGCATCATTTCTTACAGTAATTGTAAAATGCAGTTCGTCTGCTTTATGGTTCAAAATATATTAAACTGCTTGCGGGTTCTAGCCTGCAAGCAGTTTTTTCTATTTATTGTGGTTCGCCGGCAGCTTCCCAGCGTTTGATTTCTTCTCGAACGATTGGTGCAACTTCTTTTCCTAATAGTTCGATGGATTTCATTACATCTTCATGTGGCATTGAGCCGACTGGGCAGTGTAGCATGAAGCGGGTAATTCCAACCTTTTTACGAAGCATAATAATTTTCTCTGCAACAGTTTTTACATCTCCTGTATAAAGAGCTCCCTCTAAGCTACGCGCATAATCAAAGGATTCACGTGTATATTGTCCCCAACCGCGCTCTCTACCCAATACGTTCATAGCGTACTGTGTTGGTGGGAAGAATTTGTCGATTGCTTCATCAGCTGTCTCTGCTATAAATCCATGAGAATGGGATGCAACAGTTAGATTAGATGGGTCATGACCCGCTTCTTGTGCTGCTCTATAGTACAGCTTTACAAGAGAAGAAAATTGAAATGGGCTACCACCAATAATCGCTAATGCAAGTGGTAATCCAAGATAGCCTGCACGAGCTACAGATTGAGGTGTACCCCCACTAGCGATCCAAACAGGTAAAGTATCCTGGACAGGTCGAGGATACACTCCGCGATTTGGGATGTC is drawn from Lysinibacillus sp. SGAir0095 and contains these coding sequences:
- a CDS encoding LLM class flavin-dependent oxidoreductase, producing the protein MEIGLTTFVETTPDVKTGKTISHAQRIREVIEEIVLADKVGLDVYGVGEHHRKDYASSAPAVILAAAAARTKNIRLTSAVTVLSSDDPVRVFQEFSTVDAISNGRAEIMAGRGSFIESFPLFGYDLKDYDELYEEKLELLLQLTKNEIVNWKGKHRADIPNRGVYPRPVQDTLPVWIASGGTPQSVARAGYLGLPLALAIIGGSPFQFSSLVKLYYRAAQEAGHDPSNLTVASHSHGFIAETADEAIDKFFPPTQYAMNVLGRERGWGQYTRESFDYARSLEGALYTGDVKTVAEKIIMLRKKVGITRFMLHCPVGSMPHEDVMKSIELLGKEVAPIVREEIKRWEAAGEPQ